The DNA window GGGCCGTCGTGACGAGTGCTATCCTCTTCCCAAGCTTTCTGATTTCTCCGAGGGTTTTCTCCAGGGCAGGAAGGACGTCCACCCTGGCAAAGGCAGGCACGAAAATCGTCGGAACCTCGAGGTGGAGCTGCATGTAAGAGTGTCCGAGATGAATGAGGGCGTCGCAGCCAAGCCTCTTTGCCTCGCTGTCGGCGGGATCGCAGGCGCCGTAGTTGATGTCACCGCTTATTATCGCCTCAATCCCGTTCTCCTCAAGGAAGTCCGCAAGCTCTTGGGCCTCCCTCTTGAGGCCCTCGGGGGTCTGGATGAGAACCCTGTGAGCGTTAAGCCCGCGGAGCTTTTCGAGTATCTCACCGAAAGGAATCTCGTGCATTGGACTCACCGGTTAAAGTTCGATGGAGCATTTAAATTTCCACCGCCCTTTTGGCTTGAGGACTTCTTTTAGGACACTCATCCCACTGGTTGAACTTTGCCACAGGATAAGCAAAACTCAGGATACGGCCTCCAAAAACTACCATTAGGAGAGAAACCTTATTAACCCATCACAACCTTTCTTATTCTGCCCAACCAGGAGGTGATAAAATGAGAAAGCTTGGAATAATAGCCATGGTGCTCCTCCTTCTGGGGGCAACCATTCCAAGCGCCAGCGCCGGGAACCTTATGAACTACATCTGGGACACCAGAACCTACCAGCACCCGTACCCGACCGACATCAGACCGGGCGACCTCGTTTACGGCCACAGTCCGGATCTCTTCAACGCCATAATCCCAGGCTACTGGATACACGTTGCCATAGTCGCCTGGTACAACGACACCATTGACGACTGGATGGTTATAGAGGCCAAAATAGGAAAGGGCATCATCATCAGCCCGCTCAGGGAGTTCCTCAGCAGGTACGATGTCGTCGCCCTCCAGCGCGTTAAGACGACCGACGAGGTCAGACAGAAGGCAGTTGAGTTCGCCTACCAGCAGCTCGGCAAGCCCTACAACTACGACTACTTCAGCAAACCCAAGGTCTACTCCGACAAGTACTACTGCTCCCAGCTCGTTTGGGCCGCTTACATGGTCGCCAGCAACTACCAGATAAACCTCGACGAGAACGACGGCGGATGGAGCTGGAAGTACTTCTACGCTGTTGCTCCCCAGGAAGTCTACGACGACCCGATGACCTACACCATCTACTACGACAAGGCCTGATCCCTTCTTTTCTTCTTCCATCCGACTGCATAAAGCTTTTATATTTCCGCGTCCAACAATACCTCGAAGTCCGATGCATCGAGGTGGTAGGTATGGAAACCGTTGAGGGTGTTATGGTTGTAACGACTGAAACGATTCCCGGCTACCGCATCGTCGAGGTCAAGGGCATAGCGAGGGGCGGCATAGTCAAGGCCACCCACCTCGGGAGGGACATAATGGCCCTTCTCAGAAACATCAAGGGCGGTGAGGTGAAGGAGTACACCCAGATGATGGCGGAGGCGAGGGAAGAGGCCCTAAGAAGGATGGCTCTCCATGCCAAAGAGCTCGGCGCCAATGCTGTCGTTAACGTCCGCTTCGCCACTGCAAACGTTGGTTCGAGCGTGGCCGAGGTCTACGCCTACGGAACCGCGGTGGTAGTTGAGGAGGAGTGAACATGTACCTACCGCCGTTCCCTCTCTTCGGCGGGCTTCTGGCGTGGGCAACTGTCTACTTCCTCGGCTTCAAAAAGCAGAAGTGGGCCGAGCTGATACTCGGTGCGGTAGCGTTCATACTGGCGATGGTCGTCCAGAACCCGATTCAGCAGCTCCCTCTCCTCGGAATCGGCATAAGGAGCAACGCAGACGTTATTGCCAGAGGAACGGCCTTCACTCTCGGAGTTGCCCTCTGGGTTGGCTTTGTAGCGGGCTTCGTTCAGGAGGGTGTTAAGTACTTCCTCGTCAAGGACAAGAGCACCAAGGCGGCTCTATTCATCGGCCTCGGCTTCGGCCTAACGGAGGTTCTCTTTATAGTGATCGTACCAATCATTACGGTCGTGGCCACGGGAGGAAAGCTCGACGTCCCGGTTCTTCAGGCGCTTCTCTCGATGATAGAGCGCTACTTCGCGGTCCTCTTCCACGTCGGAACTGCCGTTTACCTCGCCTACGCCTCTAGAAACGGCTTTGGCGGGAAGGGGCTTCTCTCGATGGCAGTCCTGCACGGCTTCGTTGACACGCTCGCGGCCTATGGTCAGCTCCTCTTCATAGAGAACAAGATATTAGCAATGAAGTTCACCCTCGGCCTGGAGGTCCTCTTTGCAATCATCACGATAGCTCTGCTCGTCTACACACTGCCACTCGCCAGGGTTGAGGAACCTGAGGAAGAGAAGGTAATGTGGTGAAGTGCGTTGCTAGGAAAGAGCGAGGAAAAGGCCCTCAAGAAGCTCAGAAAGGAGCTACGCTCCGGTCTCTACTCCTTTTTAGTTCTCTCCATCTTAGATAGGGAGGGTGAGCTCCACGGCTACGCGATAAGGAAGAGGCTTGAGGAGCTGAGCGGCGGAAAGTTAGTACCAAGTGAGGGGGCTCTGTACGACATCCTCAAGAGCCTCAAGAAGCTCGGCCTTCTCGAGGATTCATGGGCAGAAGCGGGCGGAAGGCCGAGGAAGTACTACTCGATCACAGAGATTGGGAGAAGAGTCCTCGAAAGGCTCAGAGAAGAGGTTAGGGTTATCGAATCAGTCCTTGAAAAGCTGGAGGTGTGAGAATGGGAGAACTGGTCTTTGAAATCCTGATATCCGTCGTTCTGTTCCTCTCGGGCCTGCTGACTTTCGCCTTCAGGAACAAGAGGAACTACTTCATCGGCTTCAGGATCGGCTACACCTACATGTCGGACAGGGCCTGGAGAGAGACCAACACCTTCGCCGGGCTCTTCATAATGGTCTTCTCAGTTCTACTGCTCGGGCTTGCGCTTGCAGGCATTGGGATTCTCGCCTTCATACTAATAATGCTCGCTGGGGTCGTCTTCCTCGCGGTGGCAGGCTTCAGAATAGCCAAGAGGGCCTACGAAGAGGAGGAGCTCTCAACGGAAGCTCCTGAAAAACCTGTCGAGAAGATAGAAATCAAGGTCAAGCCCTACCTCATTGCTCAGATACTCGGGCTGGCCGCTTACCTCGTCCTCGCGGCCCTTCTCTGGAATAAACTCCCTGAGAGGGTTGCGATCCATTTCAGCGCTTCCGGAGAGCCGGACAGCTTCGCCACAAAGACCATAGGTGTCATCATGTTCCCGCTGGTGGCCTACCCGCTTTTCCCTGTGATGACTTACTTCCTCAAAGAGCCTGCCTTCGCACCGCTCCTCAGGTTCAGCGAAAAGGGGTGGAAGGCCTTCGCGGAACTCACGACGGTCATGGCCCTCTGGCTGGTGCTCATTGATTCCATAGTGCTACTCTACAACGTCAGCTACATCCCATCGAGCTGGATAGGCTACTCGGTCTGGGCGTTCCTGGCGGTTATATTCGGGATGATTTTCAGGCTTCTGTGGGTGAGGGGGGAGGGGACTTGAACCCGTATTTCATTCTCAGGGTCCTCTATGGCGTTTTCCTTGGAGTGCTTTTTATGGTATCCGCGTTGTTCCTGCCGCTTTACAGCATGTTCGTTCTCCTCATAGGGGGAGTCGGTGTTTTGCTGGTCATTGGCTACGTCGTGGCCAGGCGCGAGTACGAGCTGGAGGACATCAGTGATGAAGCACCAGAGAAGCCGGGGAAAAGCATAGAGCCGCCCAGGCTGGGAAAATACTTAGCTACACAGCTGGTCTTCGCTTTTCTCCTCTTGCTCATGTCCCCAGAGCTCCCAAGGGACGTGACCGTCGTCCTCGGGTCAGTGATGGCCCTCTTCATCGCCCTAACGCTCCTCGCATCCCGGCCGCTCGTCTTCCAGCTCGCCCCCAAGTTTTCAGGGATAATGGCGCGGGGCCTTGCAAAAGCCCTCACGCTGGTCTCTGCGTTCATCACCTTCGAAGCCTTTCTGGTGTGGAGGGGATTTGAGGGCGACCTACTCGGGATACTGCTGATCCCCATTGCTCTGCTGGTGATTTTCTACGCGGCCTACGTCATGCTGACCTCTGCCTACGGGGAGGGCTACTACTAGCTCTCAATCGACCTTATCAGCCTCTCCTTTTCTGGCTTTTTGATTATCCCAACCTCCACGGCGTGCTGGAGGATGTAGTCGGGAACGTCGTCACCAAAGAAAGCTCTAATCCCCTTTCCCGACAGGTAGAAAGCATAAACCCTCACCCGCTTTCCGAGGACCTCTCCGGAGAAGACGGCGAAGCCCTTCTCGGCGTTGACCCTCACGACCTCCCACGAGAAGGTCTCGGCTATTGAGAAGAAGGCCTCGAAGAGCTTTACCCTGGCGTCTTTCAAGGCCTTATTTACAGCCTGCCTTGAGATTCCGAGGGCCTCAGCTATCTCAACTTCTCGCATGCCCCTAGCTCTCAAGAGCCAGATCCTCTCCATTCCTTCAGGGAGCTTGAGCATCTCAGACACCGGCATACTCCCTTTTAAGGGTCTCAAGGAACCTCTCAACATCAGTTTCAAAGTTTCCGCCGATAAAGTACGTCCCCCTGTCTGTTACGAGGATTACATACCGGGTTTTGAAGGGTTCCACATTCACCAGGGTCCCCCATTAAGATACCAACTGCTAAGTAGTACCAGGGGTTTTCCATTCCGATACTAACGACATACAGCGAGACCAGCAGGCCAACTAGGAAAGAGGAAACAGTAATGAGGATTCTTCGTTCGGGGAAGACAAACGACAGCAGGGGGAGAATACCCCAGTATATCCAGCCGAGCCACGTAAAGGCCCAATCCGGCTTCTTTTTCAAACCCAGTATTCCAACGGAGACCAACAGAACGGTAAATAATACTGCCCTCTTCTTGTAGTACCGTATGGGTGGGAGCCTATCGGCCGATTCGAGATCAACGATCTCCCGCACTTCACCCAACTCCACATTTTCTCGGATTAGCCTAAGGGGCCACCCCCATTCAATTTCCAGCCTTCCATCTTCAAGTTTTATTTTCCTCCCAAAAAGTGATGTTGGTAGGAAAATCCAGAACAGGAGACCCGAAGCAATGCTGAGGGTCTCGTTGTTGAGAAGTAGGGACAGCAGGGTACTTCCCCCGATTGCCAATATAAGCAGATCGTCAACCCAAAGGCCAAAGACGTACATACTCCTCACCCAGGACATCATCTGAACATGCTATTTTTGTCAACCTTAGTAAGTTGACTTTTTCTTTTTAACAAGCCCCGCCCTTCAGGGCGGGGAGGAGGTCAGAAGGTATTTGAGCTTTTCGACAGGCTTAAATTATCCCGCTCACTTCCCTATGTGGTGATGTTATGTCCCTTGAGGAGCTCTACCAATACCTAAACTGGCGGATGAACCCAGCGGACGAGAGGGCGCGGGAGAGGTTCGAGAGGATAAGGAGTTTTTTGAGTCAATTTCGGATAGGCTCCCACAGGAAGGCAGGGTACTCGACATCTGCGCCGGTACTGGGGGGCAGGCGTTGCCCTTGCAAAAGCAACAGGTGCAAAGCTCCTAACGGTCCTCGACGCCAGGAAAGACGACCTTGAGCTCGCCAGTGAGTGGCTCAAAATCGCTGATATAAACCCCAAACTCAATCTCGTCCAGGGTGATGCGAGAGAGGTAGCGAAGCTCGTGGGCGAGCACGACGTTGCAGTCCTCTGGGGCTACACGATGCCGCACTTCGATCCCTTTGATGCCGTGAGGCTCTTCGCGAACGTTGCGTCCATCCTGAGCGATGACGGCGTTTTCATCATAGAGGATATGGACAGGGTCTACTGGATTCTCTACCGCGCCGGATACAAAAAGTTCCTCATCGAGGGGCGGAGGGAGAACTACACCATAGCCTCGATGCACGAGGGCTACGACTTCGTGAGGGGAACTTTTAAGAGGGGCTACTACATCCGTCCCGGATTCAAAAAGATAAGCGACGTTGATGTTCACTACTGGGATTTGGCCACTCAGCTCGCCATTGGTAGCGTTTTCTTCAAGAAAGCTGAATTGATAACTCAGGAGGAACACGAGAAAAAAGTTGGGGACATCCTGCTCTTCAGAAAGCCGAGAAAGGAAATAGCGGGGAAAATTCTTGAGGATTACAGTGTGTAGTACTGTGGCCTCCTGTCCTTGAAGATGTCGTTCATCTCGTTTATCCTCTTGTCCCTCGCCAGCGAGAGGTCTATCTCCACTACTCCGACTTCCTCCTTATCCTCGCTTCCCATAGCTAAAACTTCAGCCTTCGGCGAGGCTATCGTGCTCTTCCCTATGAACCTCAGCCCGAACTCCTCCCCGATCCTGTTGGCGGTTATCGTGTAAACGCGATTCTCAAGGGCCCTTATCGGCATGGCCCTCGGGGCGTAGGGCATGACGAGGTTGCTCGGGTGGGCTATGATGTCAGCGCCCTTGAGGGCGAGCGTCCTCGCGCTCTCGGGGAAGAACCAGTCGAAGCATATCATGACGCCGACCTTCGCTATGCCGATGTTGAAGACGTGGAATCCGAGGTTTCCGGGCTTGAAGAAGAGCTTCTCCCTGTTGAAGAGGTGCACCTTCCGGTACTTCCCAATGTAGCCCCAGCCGACCGGGCCGACTACAACCGCGGAGTTGTAGAGGTTGCCCTTCTCGTCCTTCTCGGCCGTTCCCGCCACTATGAAGACCTCAAGCTCTTTCGCGAGCTCGACCAAGAACTCCGTCGTCGGGCCGTCTGGGATTTGGCCCGCGACCTCCTCCACCTCCTCCCGGCTCCTGAAGTTGTAGCCGGTGTCGAACAGCTCTGGCAGGACTATGAGCTTGGCCTCCTTATCAGCGGCCTCCCTTATCAGCTCCTCAGCCTTGGAGTAGTTGAGCTCCGGCTCGAGAAAGACTGGCTTCATCTGGACGTAGGCGACTTTCATCGTATCACCTAATAGAAATACCGCCCCGAAGTTGATAAACATGATGGGTTCGTACCTTCAGAACATTCCAGATTTATCAGGAGTCAATGCCATTCATTCCAAGTTTTTAGGTGTTTTTAACAATAATGCGTTAGTTTCCACAACGCATTAGACCTTTTAACGAATTTAAATTCCTTAAACATCAAGAAACCCAACGAAAACATCGGTGATATACCCAACG is part of the Thermococcus stetteri genome and encodes:
- a CDS encoding nitrilase translates to MKVAYVQMKPVFLEPELNYSKAEELIREAADKEAKLIVLPELFDTGYNFRSREEVEEVAGQIPDGPTTEFLVELAKELEVFIVAGTAEKDEKGNLYNSAVVVGPVGWGYIGKYRKVHLFNREKLFFKPGNLGFHVFNIGIAKVGVMICFDWFFPESARTLALKGADIIAHPSNLVMPYAPRAMPIRALENRVYTITANRIGEEFGLRFIGKSTIASPKAEVLAMGSEDKEEVGVVEIDLSLARDKRINEMNDIFKDRRPQYYTL
- a CDS encoding YiiX/YebB-like N1pC/P60 family cysteine hydrolase, whose translation is MRKLGIIAMVLLLLGATIPSASAGNLMNYIWDTRTYQHPYPTDIRPGDLVYGHSPDLFNAIIPGYWIHVAIVAWYNDTIDDWMVIEAKIGKGIIISPLREFLSRYDVVALQRVKTTDEVRQKAVEFAYQQLGKPYNYDYFSKPKVYSDKYYCSQLVWAAYMVASNYQINLDENDGGWSWKYFYAVAPQEVYDDPMTYTIYYDKA
- a CDS encoding YbjQ family protein, encoding METVEGVMVVTTETIPGYRIVEVKGIARGGIVKATHLGRDIMALLRNIKGGEVKEYTQMMAEAREEALRRMALHAKELGANAVVNVRFATANVGSSVAEVYAYGTAVVVEEE
- a CDS encoding sigma-70 region 4 domain-containing protein, yielding MLKLPEGMERIWLLRARGMREVEIAEALGISRQAVNKALKDARVKLFEAFFSIAETFSWEVVRVNAEKGFAVFSGEVLGKRVRVYAFYLSGKGIRAFFGDDVPDYILQHAVEVGIIKKPEKERLIRSIES
- a CDS encoding YhfC family glutamic-type intramembrane protease, which translates into the protein MYLPPFPLFGGLLAWATVYFLGFKKQKWAELILGAVAFILAMVVQNPIQQLPLLGIGIRSNADVIARGTAFTLGVALWVGFVAGFVQEGVKYFLVKDKSTKAALFIGLGFGLTEVLFIVIVPIITVVATGGKLDVPVLQALLSMIERYFAVLFHVGTAVYLAYASRNGFGGKGLLSMAVLHGFVDTLAAYGQLLFIENKILAMKFTLGLEVLFAIITIALLVYTLPLARVEEPEEEKVMW
- a CDS encoding PadR family transcriptional regulator, with the translated sequence MLGKSEEKALKKLRKELRSGLYSFLVLSILDREGELHGYAIRKRLEELSGGKLVPSEGALYDILKSLKKLGLLEDSWAEAGGRPRKYYSITEIGRRVLERLREEVRVIESVLEKLEV
- a CDS encoding SdpI family protein, whose amino-acid sequence is MGELVFEILISVVLFLSGLLTFAFRNKRNYFIGFRIGYTYMSDRAWRETNTFAGLFIMVFSVLLLGLALAGIGILAFILIMLAGVVFLAVAGFRIAKRAYEEEELSTEAPEKPVEKIEIKVKPYLIAQILGLAAYLVLAALLWNKLPERVAIHFSASGEPDSFATKTIGVIMFPLVAYPLFPVMTYFLKEPAFAPLLRFSEKGWKAFAELTTVMALWLVLIDSIVLLYNVSYIPSSWIGYSVWAFLAVIFGMIFRLLWVRGEGT